One Saprospiraceae bacterium genomic region harbors:
- a CDS encoding choice-of-anchor B family protein, with translation MRLFILFIILFGHYLNSLSAQNYKNMELASRYDDDQLPQQSGVAYNDVWGYVYPDGKEIAIIGTLDSIWIYEVTDPFNIRRVFSFAGGFRTIWREFKTYQNYLYAITDAANEGLSIFDLKNSPDSIAFVFRDQANLLTSHMLFIDTATAHLFIAGARDSSGPVDLIMMDLQGNPTMPRLVKKIDLPGHYVHDLFVRNDTAYCSHGFNGFYIYKIEPTGSYTELSSIEIYPQQGYNHSSWLHENGRYLIWADETHNTSLKMVDVSDRLNPRIIKLFRSALEAPVDTASIAHNPYFLGDYAFVSYYHDGVVVFNCSDPLNPEIVAYYDTEPSNTNYNQNYAGAWGVYPYLPSGSILASDIQNGLFVLFLDFQLSLCEVDFSLHQKSNKVEINWGISNKECISDLKLQRAGSSLHFEDLAMSSTHNLNRAYTDVLKKPGVYYYRFKWQREGQYQYSKIQSATFSNSCFEFDRASGYIIALCQVDLIRQLRVLNVDGRELLCKQQLTFPYLLQSEEYHGYHILEIMDIEGRIHLQKLWFE, from the coding sequence ATGAGATTATTCATTCTTTTTATAATACTGTTCGGCCATTATTTGAACAGTCTCTCCGCCCAAAATTATAAAAATATGGAATTGGCTTCGCGTTACGACGACGATCAATTGCCTCAACAAAGCGGAGTCGCCTACAACGATGTCTGGGGTTATGTTTACCCGGATGGAAAGGAGATCGCAATCATCGGGACTTTGGACAGCATATGGATTTACGAAGTCACGGACCCATTCAACATTCGTAGGGTCTTTAGTTTTGCAGGAGGATTCAGGACCATCTGGAGAGAATTTAAAACCTATCAGAACTATCTGTATGCCATTACGGACGCAGCCAACGAGGGTCTGAGCATTTTTGATCTGAAAAATTCGCCGGATTCCATTGCCTTTGTTTTCAGAGATCAGGCAAATTTGTTGACTTCTCACATGTTGTTCATAGATACAGCAACGGCACATCTCTTTATTGCCGGTGCGCGAGACAGTTCTGGTCCTGTCGACCTCATCATGATGGACCTTCAGGGGAATCCCACGATGCCGAGGCTGGTCAAAAAAATTGATTTACCCGGCCATTATGTGCACGATCTTTTTGTGCGAAACGATACGGCGTATTGTTCACATGGCTTTAACGGATTTTATATTTACAAAATAGAACCCACGGGTTCTTATACAGAATTGTCATCTATTGAAATTTATCCGCAACAAGGATACAATCACAGTTCGTGGTTGCACGAAAATGGGCGTTATCTGATCTGGGCCGACGAAACGCACAATACCAGTTTAAAAATGGTGGATGTAAGCGATCGTTTGAATCCGCGCATAATCAAATTATTCCGATCGGCACTCGAAGCTCCGGTTGATACGGCGAGCATTGCCCACAATCCTTATTTTTTAGGGGATTATGCTTTTGTAAGTTACTATCACGATGGCGTTGTGGTGTTTAATTGCAGTGATCCATTGAATCCTGAAATCGTAGCTTATTACGACACAGAACCATCCAACACCAATTACAACCAGAACTATGCAGGGGCATGGGGTGTTTATCCTTATTTGCCATCGGGAAGCATTCTGGCATCCGACATCCAGAATGGATTGTTTGTTTTGTTCCTGGATTTTCAATTGAGTTTATGTGAAGTCGATTTTAGTTTGCATCAAAAATCAAACAAAGTTGAAATCAACTGGGGCATTTCAAACAAGGAGTGTATATCGGATCTCAAATTGCAGCGGGCAGGTTCTTCTCTGCATTTTGAAGACCTCGCAATGAGTTCAACACATAATTTGAATAGAGCGTATACAGATGTTTTGAAAAAACCGGGTGTGTATTATTACCGGTTTAAGTGGCAGCGCGAAGGCCAGTACCAATATTCTAAAATTCAATCTGCGACGTTTTCAAATTCCTGTTTTGAATTCGATCGTGCATCCGGGTACATCATTGCCCTTTGTCAGGTTGATTTGATCAGGCAGCTCAGGGTTTTAAATGTAGATGGAAGAGAATTGTTATGCAAGCAACAGCTTACATTTCCGTATTTATTGCAGTCAGAAGAATATCATGGATACCACATTCTGGAAATTATGGATATCGAAGGAAGGATCCATCTTCAGAAATTATGGTTTGAATAA
- a CDS encoding DNA-3-methyladenine glycosylase 2 family protein, with product MNAQKILSKDPKMKMLVDSIPASDLHVPGQKSDLREYLVSSIISQQLSTKVAAVIFSRFIDLYDKKFPSNLQIIQTPSDSLRGIGLSAQKSQYIKNIAEFFETHKLQDQAWPTMSDEEVGELLIKIKGVGKWTTEMVLMFGLCREDVFSSGDYGIQMAMKKLYKLNLEGKELQQKMQRIAEKWRPHRSLACMYLWAWKDQ from the coding sequence ATGAATGCCCAAAAAATACTCTCTAAAGATCCAAAAATGAAAATGCTCGTCGACAGCATTCCTGCAAGTGATTTGCATGTACCGGGTCAAAAATCAGATCTCAGGGAATATCTCGTGAGTTCAATCATCTCACAACAGCTATCAACCAAAGTTGCTGCTGTCATTTTTTCTCGATTTATAGATCTCTACGATAAAAAATTTCCATCGAACCTGCAAATCATCCAAACGCCCTCCGACAGTCTGAGAGGTATCGGCTTGTCCGCACAAAAATCACAGTATATCAAAAATATCGCTGAATTCTTTGAGACCCACAAACTACAGGATCAAGCCTGGCCAACCATGTCTGATGAAGAAGTCGGAGAACTGCTAATAAAAATAAAAGGAGTCGGTAAATGGACAACAGAAATGGTACTGATGTTTGGGCTGTGCAGAGAAGATGTTTTCTCTTCCGGAGATTACGGGATCCAAATGGCTATGAAAAAATTGTATAAGCTCAATCTGGAAGGCAAAGAATTGCAACAGAAAATGCAACGCATCGCTGAAAAATGGAGGCCCCACCGTTCGCTGGCTTGTATGTATCTTTGGGCCTGGAAAGATCAATAA